One genomic window of Luteitalea pratensis includes the following:
- a CDS encoding DEAD/DEAH box helicase: MAIVRDAPVLDLFHPVVARWFRDAFSAPTAPQAQGWPVIAGGSSTLLLAPTGSGKTLTGFLWCVNRLMFEPAPDEMERCRVLYISPLKALAVDVERNLRAPLAGISRLAREEGVSHHLPQVAIRTGDTPAAERARFTRHPADILITTPESLYLLLTSNAREALRHIHTVIIDEIHAMVATKRGAHLALSLERLETIARVPIQRIGLSATQRPLDEVARFLAGAEPAPARSLQAAGCGLPEGDIHEQFAATTDDPSYRPVAIVDAGRTRQLSLRIEVPVEDMARLTQVEAITSGPAAAGPQAPSIWAAIHPRLLEVVLAHTSTLLFVNSRRLAERLAAAINELADETLVRAHHGSLAREQRVEIEDALKAGRLRGLACTSSLELGIDMGAVDLVVQIEAPPSVASGLQRIGRAGHQVDATSTGLIFPKYRGDLLACAAAVRAMREGRVEATHMPRNPLDVLAQQIVAMVAMDDWAVDDLFARVRQAAPFASLARPIFDGVLDMLSGRYPSDEFAELRPRLTWDRVAHRVTTREGAKRVAIANAGTIPDRGLYGVFLAGAPAGTARVGELDEEMVFESRVGETFLLGASSWRIEDISHDRVTVSPAPGQPGKMPFWKGDGPGRPLEFGREIGALVRQLRRDSPDQARVRLEREHDLDALAATNLVQYLAEQIEATGAVPDDRTIVIERVRDELGDWRLCLLSPLGAQVLAPWAMAVSSRLRDQFGLDVETMWADDGFVVRFPETDEPPDPQWLVPDADEVEALVIRQLGATSLFAARFRECAGRALLLPRRRPGRRAPLWQQRKRAQDLLGVAAKYGSFPILLETYRECLRDVFDIPALAETLRAVQSRQVRVVPVDTPTPSPFAASLLFGYVANYLYDGDAPLAERRAQALTIDQAQLQALLGSAELRDLLDADALDTLEAQLQCLPAEYRARTLDGVHDLLLRIGDLSTTQLRERVAADVPPDAGDRLVRARRAVWLGVAGEQRLVATEDAARYRDALGVPLPQGLPDALLVAQPHALRDLVSRYARTHGPFTTEEVAARYGLGRSTADLALKALQSEGRLLEGEFRPGGQQQEWCDSSVLTAIRRRSLAKLRHDVEPVELPVLGRLLTQWQGVTRPRRGLDALLDVVETLQGLPLAASILEREILPARLERYQPSDLDTLISAGEVVWAGVEPLGERDGRIALFLTDHVGSLWRGVLQPPSLEDLSAREQAILGALDARGALFFATLQEAAGGGFPQDTVDAIWSLVWRGLITNDTLQPLRAQVGSVGREKRSRTASRPFRSRRVAPAAAEGRWTRLAPTVAANATGWSAAMGQQLLTRYGVVTREVAGAEGLPGGFTAIHDVFRTLEESGRIRRGYFVSGVGAMQFAAPAAVDLLRALRTPPEAPEVAVLAATDPANPYGALVKWPESPDGAPGRGPTRSVGARVVLVDGHLTAWIARGMRALLVWLPEHDPERARHAEALARALPLTGTDREHRAASILLTEVNGSPSLDAPIRPFLEAAGFVATSQGLQLRDVTGTSPAMPRLRRPDHWGPDTAVNDVPEVPDEAIAPISWPRRQR, from the coding sequence GTGGCGATCGTGCGAGACGCGCCCGTCCTGGACCTTTTCCACCCTGTGGTTGCTCGCTGGTTCAGAGATGCGTTCAGCGCGCCGACGGCTCCCCAGGCACAGGGCTGGCCGGTCATCGCGGGTGGATCCAGCACATTGCTGCTGGCGCCGACGGGCAGCGGCAAGACGCTGACCGGGTTCCTCTGGTGCGTCAACCGCTTGATGTTCGAGCCGGCGCCCGACGAGATGGAGCGGTGCCGCGTCCTCTACATTTCGCCGCTGAAGGCGCTGGCCGTCGATGTCGAGCGCAACCTGCGCGCGCCACTCGCGGGCATCAGCCGTCTCGCTCGAGAGGAGGGCGTCTCGCACCACCTGCCACAGGTGGCCATCAGGACGGGCGACACGCCTGCGGCCGAACGCGCCCGCTTCACGCGGCACCCGGCCGACATCCTGATCACCACCCCCGAGTCGCTGTACCTGTTGCTGACGTCGAATGCGCGCGAAGCGCTGCGCCACATCCACACGGTCATCATCGACGAGATCCACGCGATGGTGGCGACCAAGCGCGGCGCCCATCTCGCCCTGTCGCTGGAGCGACTGGAGACGATTGCCCGCGTGCCCATCCAGCGCATCGGGCTCTCGGCGACGCAACGTCCACTCGATGAGGTCGCCCGGTTCCTTGCGGGCGCTGAGCCCGCGCCCGCGCGTAGCCTGCAGGCTGCAGGCTGCGGCCTGCCCGAGGGCGACATCCACGAGCAGTTCGCGGCCACCACCGACGACCCGTCATATCGCCCCGTGGCGATCGTCGATGCGGGACGCACGCGACAGCTGTCGCTGCGGATCGAAGTGCCGGTCGAGGACATGGCGCGGCTGACACAGGTCGAAGCGATCACGAGTGGTCCCGCGGCGGCCGGTCCGCAGGCGCCGTCGATCTGGGCGGCGATCCACCCGCGGTTGCTCGAGGTGGTGCTCGCCCACACGTCCACGCTGCTGTTCGTGAACAGCCGGCGCCTCGCCGAACGACTCGCCGCTGCCATCAACGAGCTCGCCGACGAGACGCTCGTGCGTGCGCATCACGGCTCGCTGGCGCGCGAGCAGCGCGTCGAGATCGAGGACGCGCTGAAGGCCGGACGCTTGCGCGGGCTGGCCTGCACGTCCTCCCTGGAACTCGGCATCGACATGGGCGCCGTCGATCTCGTGGTGCAGATCGAGGCTCCGCCGTCGGTGGCGAGCGGGCTGCAGAGAATCGGCCGTGCAGGACACCAGGTGGATGCCACCAGTACCGGCCTCATCTTCCCGAAGTACCGCGGCGACCTGCTGGCCTGCGCGGCAGCCGTGCGGGCGATGCGCGAGGGGCGCGTCGAGGCCACGCACATGCCGCGTAATCCACTCGACGTGCTCGCCCAGCAGATCGTCGCGATGGTCGCGATGGACGACTGGGCGGTGGACGACCTGTTCGCGCGGGTACGCCAGGCCGCGCCGTTCGCGTCGCTCGCACGCCCAATCTTCGACGGCGTGCTGGACATGCTGTCGGGGCGATATCCGTCGGATGAATTCGCCGAGCTCCGGCCGCGTCTCACGTGGGATCGCGTCGCGCATCGCGTCACGACGCGCGAAGGCGCCAAGCGAGTGGCCATCGCGAACGCGGGCACGATTCCCGACCGTGGTCTTTATGGGGTGTTCCTGGCTGGCGCGCCCGCGGGCACGGCGCGCGTCGGCGAACTCGACGAGGAGATGGTGTTCGAGAGCCGCGTCGGCGAGACGTTCCTGCTCGGCGCCTCCTCCTGGCGCATCGAGGACATCTCGCACGATCGCGTGACCGTATCGCCGGCGCCCGGCCAGCCCGGCAAGATGCCGTTCTGGAAGGGCGATGGCCCCGGACGGCCGCTGGAGTTCGGTCGAGAAATCGGCGCGCTCGTCCGGCAATTGCGGCGTGACTCGCCCGACCAGGCACGTGTCAGGCTCGAACGGGAACACGACCTCGACGCGCTGGCTGCGACCAATCTCGTGCAATACCTCGCCGAGCAGATCGAGGCCACCGGCGCCGTACCTGACGACCGCACGATCGTCATCGAACGGGTGCGCGACGAACTCGGCGACTGGAGGTTGTGCCTGTTGTCCCCGCTCGGCGCCCAGGTACTCGCGCCGTGGGCCATGGCGGTGTCGTCGCGCCTGCGCGACCAGTTCGGCCTCGACGTCGAGACGATGTGGGCCGATGACGGATTCGTCGTCCGCTTCCCGGAAACGGACGAACCGCCGGACCCGCAGTGGCTCGTGCCCGATGCCGACGAGGTCGAGGCGCTGGTGATTCGCCAGCTTGGCGCAACATCGCTGTTTGCCGCGCGGTTCCGCGAATGCGCGGGGCGAGCCCTCCTGCTGCCGCGGCGGCGGCCGGGGCGACGGGCGCCACTGTGGCAGCAGCGCAAGCGGGCCCAGGACCTGCTCGGCGTCGCGGCGAAGTACGGCTCGTTCCCGATCCTGCTCGAGACGTATCGCGAGTGCCTGCGCGACGTGTTCGACATCCCCGCGCTCGCGGAGACACTGCGTGCGGTGCAGTCACGCCAGGTGCGTGTGGTGCCGGTGGACACGCCGACGCCGTCACCCTTCGCGGCCTCGCTGCTGTTCGGGTATGTGGCCAATTACCTGTACGACGGCGACGCGCCTCTCGCCGAGCGGCGGGCACAGGCGCTGACCATCGACCAGGCACAACTGCAGGCGCTGCTGGGGTCGGCCGAGCTGCGAGACCTTCTCGACGCCGACGCGCTGGACACGCTCGAAGCGCAGCTGCAATGCCTGCCCGCAGAGTACCGTGCGCGCACCCTGGACGGCGTGCACGACCTGCTGCTCCGCATTGGCGACCTCTCGACCACGCAACTGCGCGAACGCGTGGCTGCCGACGTCCCGCCGGACGCAGGGGACCGGTTGGTCCGCGCTCGTCGGGCAGTCTGGCTCGGCGTGGCCGGCGAGCAGCGCCTCGTGGCAACCGAGGATGCGGCGCGGTATCGTGACGCGCTCGGTGTGCCGCTGCCCCAGGGACTCCCTGACGCCCTGCTGGTCGCACAGCCGCACGCGTTGCGCGATCTCGTCTCCCGCTACGCTCGCACGCACGGGCCGTTCACGACCGAGGAGGTCGCCGCACGGTACGGCCTCGGGCGTTCGACGGCCGATCTCGCCCTCAAGGCGCTGCAGTCCGAGGGACGCCTGCTCGAGGGCGAGTTCCGTCCAGGCGGGCAGCAACAGGAGTGGTGCGACAGCTCGGTGCTGACGGCGATCCGGCGGCGGTCGCTCGCGAAACTGCGGCACGACGTCGAGCCCGTCGAGTTGCCGGTGCTGGGCCGGCTGCTGACGCAATGGCAGGGCGTGACCCGCCCACGCCGTGGCCTCGACGCGCTGCTCGACGTCGTCGAGACACTGCAGGGCCTGCCCCTTGCGGCGTCGATTCTCGAGCGGGAGATCCTCCCCGCACGGCTTGAACGGTACCAGCCCTCCGACCTGGATACGCTGATCTCCGCCGGTGAGGTCGTGTGGGCGGGCGTCGAGCCGCTCGGCGAGCGCGACGGACGCATCGCGCTCTTCCTCACCGACCACGTGGGGTCGCTGTGGCGTGGCGTGCTCCAGCCGCCCTCGCTGGAGGACCTGTCCGCACGCGAGCAGGCGATACTCGGTGCGCTCGACGCGCGCGGCGCGCTGTTCTTCGCCACGCTGCAGGAGGCGGCCGGCGGCGGCTTCCCGCAGGACACCGTCGATGCCATCTGGAGCCTGGTCTGGCGCGGCCTGATCACCAACGACACACTGCAGCCGCTGCGTGCGCAGGTGGGCAGTGTCGGACGCGAGAAGCGCAGCCGGACGGCGAGCCGGCCCTTCCGGTCGCGGCGCGTGGCTCCGGCGGCGGCCGAGGGCAGATGGACCCGACTGGCGCCCACGGTCGCGGCGAACGCGACCGGCTGGAGCGCGGCGATGGGTCAGCAATTGCTGACGCGCTACGGCGTGGTCACTCGCGAAGTAGCCGGGGCCGAGGGATTACCCGGCGGCTTCACGGCCATCCACGACGTGTTCCGGACCCTCGAGGAGAGCGGTCGCATCCGTCGCGGCTACTTCGTGAGCGGCGTCGGCGCCATGCAGTTTGCGGCGCCGGCCGCGGTGGACCTGCTGCGCGCGCTGCGGACGCCGCCGGAAGCGCCCGAAGTGGCGGTGCTTGCCGCTACCGACCCGGCCAATCCGTACGGCGCCCTCGTGAAGTGGCCGGAGTCGCCCGATGGCGCACCGGGTCGTGGGCCCACGCGCAGCGTCGGCGCCCGCGTCGTGCTCGTCGATGGCCATCTCACGGCCTGGATCGCGCGAGGCATGCGGGCCCTGCTGGTCTGGCTACCCGAGCACGATCCGGAACGCGCTCGTCACGCCGAGGCTTTGGCCCGCGCGCTGCCGCTGACTGGCACCGATCGCGAGCACCGTGCCGCGTCGATTCTCCTCACGGAGGTGAATGGCAGCCCCTCGCTCGACGCGCCGATCCGCCCATTCCTGGAGGCCGCCGGCTTCGTGGCCACCTCGCAAGGCCTGCAACTGCGCGACGTGACCGGCACCTCCCCCGCGATGCCGCGCCTTCGTCGCCCCGACCACTGGGGCCCGGACACCGCCGTGAACGACGTCCCCGAGGTGCCCGATGAGGCAATCGCCCCGATCAGTTGGCCTCGCCGGCAGCGGTGA
- a CDS encoding CDP-alcohol phosphatidyltransferase family protein, producing MSLARSAAAVAVHAYTASGAVLGWLALRSTWDHDPRTALFWLSLAVFVDATDGFAARAVDVRRYASWIDGARLDDIVDFLTYVFVPLAILWDQQLLGGVPGLVAVGAVLIASGLGFSNLHAKTTDHFFTGWPSYWNLVAVYCLAWRLSQATTTVVLIALAVLVFVPIKYVYPSRTATLMRTTIALGAIWGIQMLLMIWWLPTVPAWLLWTSPIYPIYYFALSAWLNLRPTAE from the coding sequence ATGTCCCTTGCCCGTAGCGCAGCCGCCGTTGCGGTCCACGCCTACACGGCGTCGGGCGCCGTCCTCGGATGGCTTGCGTTGCGGAGTACGTGGGATCACGACCCGCGCACGGCCCTTTTCTGGCTGAGCCTTGCCGTCTTTGTCGATGCCACCGACGGCTTCGCGGCGCGCGCCGTTGACGTACGTCGCTACGCCTCGTGGATCGACGGCGCCCGCCTCGACGACATCGTCGACTTCCTGACGTATGTGTTCGTACCGCTGGCCATCCTGTGGGACCAGCAGCTGCTCGGTGGGGTGCCCGGCCTGGTTGCCGTTGGCGCCGTCCTCATCGCGAGCGGCCTCGGCTTCTCCAACCTCCACGCCAAGACGACCGACCATTTCTTCACGGGATGGCCGTCCTACTGGAACCTGGTCGCGGTGTATTGCCTGGCCTGGCGGCTCTCGCAGGCCACGACCACCGTGGTGCTGATCGCCCTCGCCGTCCTGGTGTTCGTGCCGATCAAGTACGTCTATCCGTCGCGCACGGCGACCCTCATGCGGACCACGATCGCGCTCGGAGCGATCTGGGGGATCCAGATGCTGTTGATGATCTGGTGGCTGCCGACCGTGCCTGCCTGGCTCCTCTGGACCAGCCCGATCTATCCAATCTATTACTTCGCGCTCTCGGCCTGGCTCAATCTGCGGCCGACAGCGGAGTGA